The genomic region AAGCCGGATATCCGGGGGGCGAGCGCCTGCTTCATAAGTCTGTGAGTCATCAGGTAGCGCAGTTACTGGGCGGCCATCACGGCCTCTTCGGGGAAGTGCTGAAGGCCAAAAAGGCGGCGCGGGCCGGCGACTACAACCCTGGCCTCGGAAAGCACGGCTGGGCTGGTCAACGGCGGGTGCATTTCGAGGAGGTTCGGCGGGCTATGGGTGCGTTCGCGGTTCCTCGATGCGGTTTACCGGCGGGCCTGGCCGTGGTGGTGTCCGGGTTGGTGGTGGTGGCGGACTGGCTGGCGAGTCAGACCTCCACGATCGAGCAGCGGATTCCTGCTCCTGGCTGGTCCGGTACGGCAGCGGAGGTGCATGCCCATTGGCGTGCTGCCGTGAAGGCGGCTCCGGAGCTGGTGCGGGCGGCGCGGCTGGGCCGGGCCCGGTTCTCCACCGGGGAGTTCGGTGAGATGTTCCCGTTCGCTCCCAACAGTCTGCAGCGGGATCTCGCGGAGCATCTGCCGGCCTTGGTCGGGGACCGCGGGCCTGGGCTGGTACTGGTAACGGCGCCGACGGGTGACGGGAAGACGGAGGCCGCCCTGTTCGCGGCTTCGTTGCTGGGCCGGGCAGCAGGTGCCCGGGGGGTGTATTTCGCGCTGCCGACGATGGGGACGGCGGACGCGATGCTGCCCCGGGTGGAGGCGTTCGCCGCAGCTGCGCTGTCCGGCGAGCGGGCTCTGATGCTGCTGCACTCGATGGCGTGGCTGAGTAAGCCGCGCAGTGCGGACAAGGCGGCCATGCCTGATGCTCCGGCCGGGGAGAGGAGCGTGAGTACGGACGCGGGAACGGCGGTGGAAGCGGACGCGTGGTTGTGGGGTCCGAGGCGTGGGCTGCTCGCCCCCCTGGGTGTCGGCACGATCGATCAGGCGCTGAGTGCGGTGCTGCCGTTGCGGTACAACGCGCTGCGGCTGTTCGGGCTGTCGGACAAGGTGTTCGTGGTCGATGAGGCGCACGCGTACGGCCCGTGGATGCATCAGCTCTTGCTGCGGTTACTGGAGTGGCTGGGTGCGATGGGCGCCCCGGTGGTGCTGTTGTCGGCCACGCTTACGGGTCGTTCGGCGGGCTCCCTGGTGGATGCCTACCGGCGTGGTGCCGGGTTCCGCGAGCCTTCGAAGGTGGTTCCGCGGTATCCGGGCTGGCTGTTCGCGAGCGGCGTCTCGGGGGAGGTGTCGGCCGCACGGGGTACGGCGAGCAACCGTGCCCGGACGCTGAAGGTAATCCGTCGCCCGGTGGAATGGGACACCCCGGACCCGGCCGACGCTCCGGTGCGCGCAGGCGGTCGGCGTGCTGCGCTGCGGGAGGTACTGGCACCCGTCGCTGCCCAGGGTGGTACAGCGCTGGTGTGCTGCACCACCGTGGCCGAGGCCCAGCAGACCTACCGGGATGTGTGTGCTGCCTTCCCTGAGCTTGCGGCACGCTCTGGCGGGGTGCGGCTGCTGCACTCCCGCTACCCGGCGGACGTGCGCGCGGCGATCACAGCTCAGTGCGAGAACGCGTACGGGAAGCCGGGCAAAGAGTCCGTTGCGGTGCGTCCGGGGTCGGTTCTGGTGGCGACGCAGGTGGTGGAGCAGTCTCTGGACTTCGACTTCGACCTGGTGGTGAGCGACCTGGCGCCGCTGGCCCAGTTGTTGCAGCGCGCCGGGCGCGGGCGTCGGCACCAGCGGGGACCTCTCGGCCGGCCGAGGTGGGCGGCTGCGGAGGACGAACCGGAACTGGTGGTCCTTGATCCTCTGGCCACGCTCGATGGTTCCGTTCCCCGCTCGTGGGGGACGGTCTACGACGCGGGGCTGCTCGTACGCACGTCACAGATTATGGACAGGTACGCCCCGGGCGGCATCGCGGTGCCTGGTGACGTGCAGCGGCTGGTCGACGAGGTGTACGAGGAAGAGTTCGTCGACCGGCTGAAGGGTGCTGCCCGTGAGGAGCTGGCGCGGCTGGACGAGGAGCGGCTGGCGGGTGAGGCGGCGGAGCGGCATTTGGCGACCTGGACGAGCGTCTGCGCTCCGGCGGACGTAAAGGGCGATCTCAGCAAGCTGTCGGCTCGGGATGCGGGGGTGACCGAGGACTTGCTGACGACGCGTCTGGGTGCCGACACCGGTCGTGTGCTCTGCCTCTATGTGCAGGCCGACGGGGCGGCGACGCTTGATCCGGAGGGCAGGGTCCTGACCCCTGCCGGAGGGCGGCACGGCCTCCGAGCGGCGGAGCTGGCCGATGTCGCGCGGCGAGTGGCGCCCGTGCCGGGGCGGTGGCTGCGCGGGGCTGAACCTGGGGTGACGGTGCCGGAGACGTGGGGGACGCATCCCTGGCTCCGCGACCTCGTTGTGCTGCGCATGAGCCCGCTAGAGGACGGGAGTTGGGCAGGTACCCATGGGCGTTTCACGGTTTCCATATCAGAGGTCGGCCTCGAAGCACAGTGATCTTCACGTTTTGATCACTTACCCATCATATTTTCGCTACGTTTCATGTGCGGCCTTCCGCGACCCAGATGGCACGCGGTCGCCGTCCCAGCGGCGCGGCGAGGGCCGCCCGCTTTGTTTCCGGCTTCCAGCGCTGTCTGCATGACGACAGGACATCTCCATGCCAACCGGTACGTACAACCTGATCGACCAACCGTGTGTCCCTGTGCGCTGGAAACCCGGCAGCACAACATCCGGTGACGATGCGCTCCCCGATCTGGTGGGGCTGCGTGAACTGATGGTGCGCAGCCACGACATCGAGTCACTGGCCGTCGCTGACGCGCCCGCGCATGCAGCCTTGCTCCGCGTCCTGTACGCGCTCACGGCCACGGTGGCCGACCTGACCGATCAGGGCAGCGAAGGCGACTGGGACGAACGCCGCCTGGACGTTCTGGACACTGGCCAGTTCCTGCCCGGCAGGGTCGACGCGTATTTCGAGCAATACAGGGAGCGGTTCTTCCTGTTCGCGCCGGGCGGCCGTCCGTGGATGCAGGACCCCCGGTTGGCGAAGCAGTGCGACGCGGCGAACACCGCCGGTGTCAACAAGCTCATTGTCACCCGCCCCTCGGGCAACAACCACTCCTGGTTCAGGCACGACACAGACACCGCCCCCGAGCTGCCCTCTGCCCCCGAAGCCTTCCTCAGCCTGCTGGTATGGCACTACTACGGACCCTCGGGCCGGTGCTCGTCCCGTGAGGTGAACGGGGTGAAGACCGCGAGCGCCACCGCAGGCCCCCTGCGGACGGCCCTGTCCTATCACCCCGAGGGCGACTCCCTCTTCGAGACGCTGCTGGCCGGCCTCGTACCGCCGGAGGACAGCGTGAACGGCCAAGAGGACTTGTGCCCGTGGGAACAGGAGGATCTGCCGGACCCCGACCACCCGCCCCGGCAAGCGATGGGGCCGCGCTCGCGGCACACCGGACGCTCGCAGCACGCGCTGCTCCTGCTGCCCGACGAGACCAGCACCCATGTGCGGGATGCGTTCATCACCTGGGCGTACCGGGGTGAGCGGATGCCG from Streptomyces sp. QL37 harbors:
- the cas3 gene encoding CRISPR-associated helicase Cas3', translating into MRLDSLSSAASVRLALRVGTTLNYLRLLSVVGAISVLMMKRDEAGTSEDCVLDVRLWGKQSGLPRPYPVICHLLDTGAVFQELWDAVLSDETREAVGGALGLSVVEARTVVSFWAGLHDIGKITPPFQAQVPDCYRPVRDDPAYVSAPGAEDEKDFRHEIASHWALYQLFEEAGYPGGERLLHKSVSHQVAQLLGGHHGLFGEVLKAKKAARAGDYNPGLGKHGWAGQRRVHFEEVRRAMGAFAVPRCGLPAGLAVVVSGLVVVADWLASQTSTIEQRIPAPGWSGTAAEVHAHWRAAVKAAPELVRAARLGRARFSTGEFGEMFPFAPNSLQRDLAEHLPALVGDRGPGLVLVTAPTGDGKTEAALFAASLLGRAAGARGVYFALPTMGTADAMLPRVEAFAAAALSGERALMLLHSMAWLSKPRSADKAAMPDAPAGERSVSTDAGTAVEADAWLWGPRRGLLAPLGVGTIDQALSAVLPLRYNALRLFGLSDKVFVVDEAHAYGPWMHQLLLRLLEWLGAMGAPVVLLSATLTGRSAGSLVDAYRRGAGFREPSKVVPRYPGWLFASGVSGEVSAARGTASNRARTLKVIRRPVEWDTPDPADAPVRAGGRRAALREVLAPVAAQGGTALVCCTTVAEAQQTYRDVCAAFPELAARSGGVRLLHSRYPADVRAAITAQCENAYGKPGKESVAVRPGSVLVATQVVEQSLDFDFDLVVSDLAPLAQLLQRAGRGRRHQRGPLGRPRWAAAEDEPELVVLDPLATLDGSVPRSWGTVYDAGLLVRTSQIMDRYAPGGIAVPGDVQRLVDEVYEEEFVDRLKGAAREELARLDEERLAGEAAERHLATWTSVCAPADVKGDLSKLSARDAGVTEDLLTTRLGADTGRVLCLYVQADGAATLDPEGRVLTPAGGRHGLRAAELADVARRVAPVPGRWLRGAEPGVTVPETWGTHPWLRDLVVLRMSPLEDGSWAGTHGRFTVSISEVGLEAQ
- the casA gene encoding type I-E CRISPR-associated protein Cse1/CasA, with translation MPTGTYNLIDQPCVPVRWKPGSTTSGDDALPDLVGLRELMVRSHDIESLAVADAPAHAALLRVLYALTATVADLTDQGSEGDWDERRLDVLDTGQFLPGRVDAYFEQYRERFFLFAPGGRPWMQDPRLAKQCDAANTAGVNKLIVTRPSGNNHSWFRHDTDTAPELPSAPEAFLSLLVWHYYGPSGRCSSREVNGVKTASATAGPLRTALSYHPEGDSLFETLLAGLVPPEDSVNGQEDLCPWEQEDLPDPDHPPRQAMGPRSRHTGRSQHALLLLPDETSTHVRDAFITWAYRGERMPREDDYLIWQTSQQGNRYPRPADAGRALWRDLDALLLQHPPAGSAHPQQPRVFRTADQVSEDLRVRALGFDQEGQAKDTQFIDASTPAVLGYAEDNDPRTVPAVGRLRQFGELYGRRLDRAVKRAWAAYVRDAKADGAAWAAEAGARYWPRAEAEFWARFRLLDRTGDVDDGGFDPAATRRAFLRLAEEAYDTVTAPVTRTLRGAKAVSQARIDLYGGTPKTRAAVPAPRAKTKEPTA